In a genomic window of Methanosarcina horonobensis HB-1 = JCM 15518:
- a CDS encoding molybdopterin dinucleotide binding domain-containing protein codes for MDFGSFLKAPEIKVRIITYSDIFQDKAVIENRFGEEYRDRSAIIKLDPADLKQLNVKKGDTVILKNSFGTIVVKAEESEYETSHKGIAYMPNSPWSNILVSDETGGTGVPKFKDISVTVTSAKGQKVTELGL; via the coding sequence ATGGATTTCGGATCTTTTCTTAAAGCCCCTGAAATAAAGGTCAGGATCATAACCTACAGTGATATCTTTCAGGACAAAGCGGTGATTGAAAATCGATTCGGGGAAGAGTACAGGGATCGTTCTGCCATCATAAAACTGGATCCTGCCGATCTCAAGCAGTTGAACGTAAAAAAAGGCGACACTGTTATCCTGAAAAACTCTTTCGGAACGATTGTGGTGAAAGCTGAGGAATCCGAATACGAAACCTCTCACAAAGGCATTGCTTATATGCCCAACAGCCCGTGGTCCAATATTCTCGTCTCGGATGAAACAGGCGGTACAGGAGTCCCTAAATTCAAAGACATCTCCGTGACCGTTACCAGCGCTAAAGGGCAGAAAGTAACTGAACTCGGGCTTTAA
- a CDS encoding formylmethanofuran dehydrogenase subunit B, with the protein MEKNYYVCTGCGMLCDDIEVESEKNIVNKVYTACRVGVAHMKEGKESAAFLVDNRPVNEETAINEAAAILKDAKNPLIFGLGTSTNEAQKLAIELAKKTSATLDDPSSFRLGSVVEALLQNRFKTCTLDDVRNKADVTIFWGTNPSDSHPRHLSKHSYFPRGTEKQRGWEEERTAIAIDVRKSHTAKICGNYFFQIPPGGDAEFIDALIAALSGKLPKTSYNFPPKRILELANILKGAKFGVILVGLGLIYSLENLEPLFRLMDALNEKANFHLIPMVGYSNTRGFNENLFEETGYVNSVKFEDGNVKHGPEYSIVESLKAKTVDAALIIGSDPFSSLPRSVAKNLLEIPVISLNPCETLTSRNAKVYINTAINGVESGGSATRMDGVKVDFKPVVETNRLSDEAVLKKIMEAL; encoded by the coding sequence ATGGAAAAAAATTATTATGTATGTACAGGCTGCGGAATGCTCTGCGACGATATTGAAGTCGAGTCTGAAAAAAACATAGTGAACAAGGTCTATACCGCCTGCAGGGTAGGGGTAGCCCACATGAAAGAAGGCAAGGAAAGCGCAGCTTTTCTTGTCGACAACAGGCCAGTAAATGAAGAAACCGCAATCAATGAGGCTGCAGCTATCCTTAAGGATGCAAAAAATCCCCTGATTTTCGGGCTTGGGACTTCTACCAATGAAGCGCAGAAACTTGCAATCGAGCTTGCAAAAAAAACCAGTGCAACTCTTGACGATCCGTCTTCATTCCGCCTGGGGAGTGTGGTTGAAGCCCTCCTTCAAAACAGGTTCAAGACCTGTACTCTTGATGATGTGAGGAATAAAGCTGATGTTACTATTTTCTGGGGGACGAACCCTTCGGACTCTCACCCCCGTCACCTTTCGAAACATTCCTATTTCCCCAGGGGTACGGAAAAGCAGCGGGGCTGGGAAGAAGAGAGGACTGCAATCGCAATAGATGTCCGGAAGTCCCATACTGCAAAGATCTGCGGGAACTATTTCTTCCAGATCCCACCGGGAGGAGATGCCGAGTTCATTGATGCCCTTATTGCAGCACTTTCAGGAAAGCTTCCGAAGACCTCCTACAACTTCCCCCCAAAAAGAATTCTTGAGCTGGCAAATATCCTTAAAGGGGCAAAGTTCGGAGTGATTTTAGTAGGGCTTGGCCTGATTTACTCCCTGGAGAACCTCGAACCTCTTTTCAGGCTCATGGATGCCCTGAACGAAAAAGCAAATTTCCACCTGATACCCATGGTAGGATACTCCAACACGCGGGGCTTTAATGAAAACCTCTTTGAAGAAACAGGTTATGTGAACAGTGTAAAGTTTGAAGACGGTAATGTTAAGCACGGGCCCGAGTATTCGATCGTTGAATCTCTTAAAGCAAAAACCGTGGATGCAGCCCTTATAATCGGCTCCGACCCGTTTTCAAGCCTTCCAAGGTCTGTTGCAAAGAACCTGCTTGAAATTCCCGTTATCTCGCTAAACCCCTGCGAAACCCTGACTTCCAGAAATGCAAAGGTCTATATCAATACTGCAATCAATGGAGTGGAATCAGGAGGAAGTGCAACCCGTATGGACGGAGTAAAGGTGGACTTTAAACCTGTTGTTGAGACGAACCGGCTCTCGGATGAGGCTGTTCTCAAAAAGATAATGGAGGCTCTCTGA
- a CDS encoding (Fe-S)-binding protein — MTNAMEIYQMLPKTNCKKCGKTSCMAFAVALMARELTPEDCPPLKEEPKYKESYEKISGLFKPSEGATETGLIVHEDLCFGCGNCVVACPPNVANDPYGVGSGNAPRNANKLVLVVEDGIVKAQNLGECRRFGKNKILCNGCIVTCPVEAIEFV, encoded by the coding sequence ATGACAAATGCAATGGAAATCTATCAGATGCTTCCAAAAACTAACTGCAAAAAATGTGGAAAAACCTCCTGTATGGCGTTTGCAGTTGCCCTTATGGCCCGCGAGCTGACACCTGAGGACTGCCCGCCCCTGAAAGAGGAACCTAAATACAAAGAAAGTTACGAAAAAATCAGCGGCCTCTTCAAGCCGTCGGAAGGAGCAACCGAAACCGGACTTATAGTGCATGAAGACCTCTGTTTTGGCTGCGGAAACTGCGTCGTTGCCTGCCCACCTAATGTAGCAAACGATCCCTATGGAGTAGGCTCGGGAAATGCCCCCAGGAATGCAAATAAGCTGGTCCTAGTTGTCGAAGATGGAATTGTCAAAGCCCAGAACCTGGGGGAGTGCCGCAGATTCGGGAAGAACAAGATCCTCTGTAACGGCTGTATAGTGACCTGCCCTGTAGAGGCAATCGAATTTGTGTGA
- a CDS encoding ferredoxin-thioredoxin reductase catalytic domain-containing protein — protein sequence MSGHDELKDKMYDWTEKYANKAGYRLNPDKEALDYVLDGLASRVEKFGRRYCPCRIVTGDENEDKKIVCPCIYHKDEIEKDGNCHCELFFKPS from the coding sequence ATGAGTGGACATGATGAGTTAAAAGATAAGATGTATGATTGGACGGAAAAATACGCAAACAAAGCAGGTTACAGGCTCAACCCGGATAAAGAGGCACTAGACTATGTTCTTGACGGGCTTGCTTCAAGGGTAGAAAAGTTCGGGAGGCGCTATTGTCCATGCAGGATAGTAACAGGGGATGAGAATGAAGATAAAAAAATAGTGTGTCCCTGTATCTATCATAAAGACGAGATAGAAAAAGACGGAAACTGCCACTGCGAACTTTTCTTTAAACCTTCCTGA
- the hdrA2 gene encoding CoB-CoM heterodisulfide reductase HdrA2 has translation MRIGVYICHCGLNIAGVIDVSALEDMTNELEDVVLAREVQFLCSDSGQEGIIKDIKDNKIDRVVVAACSPRLHEKTFRHVMEKAGLNPYLMEMVNIREQCSWVHADDPQMATQKAFDLIRMGVAKSRFLRELSATSSKASRNVLIIGGGVAGIEAALNLAEAGFPVTMVERESTIGGKMALMNEVFPTNDCSICVLAPKMTEVQNHPNITLYTYSEVTDISGSVGKFHVKVKRKPRFVLEDKCKGCVDLCSGVCPVEIENPMNYGIGKSRAIYMPIPQSVPQVVLIDPDHCVGCGLCQQACPADAVDYEQKPEEIEFEAGAVIVSTGYQLFDASRKKEYGFGKYPDVITNMQLERMLNSAGPTGGRVLVPSTGKPPKSVAFIQCVGSRDKTVGNEYCSRVCCMAALKNSQMIKERYPDTDITIHYIDIRAAGEMYEEYYARTQEMGVDFIRGKVAEVYAGEDGRPVVRYENTLESSVEEEAHDLVVLSTGYEPSKAAERIGRMLNLARRPDRFFASAHPKMRPVDAPVSGVFLAGCASGPKEIQVSIAQGSACASKVMQLLGTGELEADPMGAHVDTDKCIGCRTCVEVCKFGKISIEDKKAVVDEVSCYGCGDCSAACPVGAIQMRNFENEQILAQVREATAHKSQSPFIVAFLCNWCSYACADLTGMSRIHYPTNIRVIRTMCSARVNPEFVLEALKGGADGVLVAGCRMDECHYIHGNFDAKKRMDVLKEIIKEIGLDPKRLRTLWISAAEGERFSNTITEFVKELEEIGPIGSEFKQECAGTGVEEVAQ, from the coding sequence ATGCGAATCGGAGTCTACATTTGCCATTGCGGACTGAATATTGCGGGAGTAATTGATGTTTCAGCCCTTGAAGATATGACAAATGAACTGGAAGATGTGGTGCTTGCCCGGGAAGTACAGTTTCTATGTTCCGATTCCGGACAGGAAGGCATCATAAAGGACATAAAGGATAACAAAATCGACAGGGTTGTGGTAGCCGCCTGCTCTCCCAGGCTGCACGAAAAGACCTTCAGGCACGTTATGGAAAAAGCCGGACTTAACCCTTACCTTATGGAAATGGTAAACATAAGGGAGCAGTGCTCCTGGGTGCATGCCGATGATCCCCAGATGGCGACCCAGAAGGCCTTTGACCTTATAAGGATGGGAGTTGCAAAATCCCGTTTCCTCAGGGAATTGAGTGCAACAAGCTCAAAAGCGAGCAGAAATGTCCTTATCATAGGCGGAGGAGTTGCAGGAATCGAAGCTGCCTTAAACCTTGCAGAAGCTGGATTTCCCGTGACAATGGTCGAGAGGGAATCTACTATCGGAGGCAAAATGGCCCTGATGAATGAAGTATTCCCGACAAACGACTGCTCTATCTGCGTGCTTGCTCCCAAAATGACCGAGGTCCAGAACCACCCGAACATTACCCTTTATACATACTCCGAGGTTACCGATATCTCCGGATCGGTCGGAAAATTCCATGTTAAAGTCAAACGCAAACCAAGATTCGTGCTTGAAGACAAATGCAAGGGCTGCGTTGACCTCTGCTCCGGGGTCTGCCCCGTTGAAATCGAAAACCCCATGAACTACGGGATTGGGAAGAGCCGGGCTATCTATATGCCAATCCCCCAGTCCGTTCCGCAGGTTGTGCTTATAGACCCTGACCACTGTGTGGGCTGCGGGCTCTGCCAGCAGGCCTGTCCTGCCGACGCTGTGGACTACGAACAGAAGCCGGAGGAAATCGAATTCGAAGCCGGAGCCGTAATAGTTTCTACAGGCTACCAGCTCTTTGACGCCTCAAGGAAAAAAGAATACGGATTTGGGAAATATCCCGATGTTATAACGAATATGCAGCTTGAACGGATGCTGAACTCTGCAGGACCGACAGGAGGGAGAGTCCTTGTGCCTTCCACCGGCAAGCCCCCAAAAAGCGTTGCATTTATCCAGTGTGTAGGGTCAAGGGACAAAACCGTAGGCAACGAATACTGTTCAAGAGTCTGCTGCATGGCAGCCCTTAAAAATTCCCAGATGATAAAGGAACGCTACCCTGATACTGACATTACGATCCACTATATCGATATCCGGGCTGCAGGCGAGATGTACGAAGAATATTACGCAAGGACGCAGGAAATGGGCGTTGACTTCATCCGCGGAAAGGTTGCCGAAGTCTATGCCGGAGAAGACGGGAGACCGGTTGTCCGTTACGAAAATACCCTGGAATCCAGCGTTGAAGAAGAAGCCCATGACCTTGTTGTGCTCTCCACTGGATACGAACCCAGTAAAGCCGCAGAAAGAATAGGCAGGATGCTTAACCTTGCCCGGCGCCCGGATCGTTTCTTTGCAAGCGCCCACCCTAAAATGCGTCCTGTGGATGCCCCGGTAAGCGGCGTCTTCCTTGCAGGCTGCGCCTCGGGTCCCAAAGAAATTCAGGTCTCCATAGCTCAGGGAAGTGCCTGTGCCTCCAAAGTTATGCAGCTTCTCGGTACCGGAGAACTTGAAGCCGATCCTATGGGTGCCCATGTTGACACGGATAAATGTATAGGCTGCAGGACATGTGTGGAAGTCTGCAAGTTCGGAAAGATCAGCATTGAGGACAAAAAGGCTGTTGTGGATGAAGTTTCCTGTTACGGCTGCGGGGACTGCAGTGCCGCGTGCCCTGTGGGGGCAATTCAGATGCGGAACTTTGAAAACGAGCAGATCCTTGCCCAGGTAAGAGAGGCAACCGCACATAAGTCCCAGAGCCCTTTTATTGTGGCTTTCCTGTGCAACTGGTGCAGTTATGCCTGCGCAGACCTGACAGGGATGTCCAGAATCCATTATCCTACGAATATCAGGGTCATCCGTACCATGTGTTCTGCAAGGGTAAACCCGGAATTCGTGCTTGAAGCCTTGAAAGGTGGGGCTGACGGAGTGCTTGTTGCAGGCTGCAGGATGGACGAATGCCATTACATACATGGAAACTTTGATGCGAAAAAGCGTATGGATGTCTTAAAGGAAATCATAAAGGAAATAGGGCTTGATCCTAAAAGGCTCAGAACCCTCTGGATCTCAGCTGCCGAAGGAGAACGCTTCTCGAACACTATTACCGAGTTTGTAAAGGAACTTGAAGAAATAGGGCCAATAGGGAGCGAATTCAAGCAGGAATGTGCCGGAACCGGAGTTGAGGAGGTGGCACAGTGA
- a CDS encoding 4Fe-4S binding protein, protein MSEKEPEECPEQETQVCGGCCCGAGETEEPEKGKNEIEDIESEEFEEQAEAEPEEDENQEKITVTTSMDLQGSHFLYTQATEKSLKTLDYDYKRCNGCGICVEICPTRALELGPLHEIATGLDAPPVMMDLDKCTFCRMCSNLCPVHAISFEAIGEIPDEKQYPKYDAYVNINEKCLPCALCEGACPQDAIEVEFTFPKKEEIAPFKEGVEGEIEIDTDKCNFCGICARFCDAVILLEREPTPDNPVPFEQILVDTDKCDYCVLCQDICPEEAIKVKGERPCEAPKIGGKVKVDDLKCTQCARCQAVCPYEAVDLQKPMEGKLSLIELNLKECDPQGCRGCFNVCPSELWYVPTDPEDPRKIAFAEDFCMYCGACVKACHLAAIKVERTDVHHTEIPDTPWASQWRDAIESLKTGVRKGVDRAVFRETETLKAQKFTGIEPPCTDEEALAAVQAKIDSLMPALKSAKVRKLWETDSPENAAAAVKKKIES, encoded by the coding sequence GTGAGCGAGAAAGAACCTGAAGAGTGCCCGGAGCAGGAAACTCAGGTATGCGGCGGGTGCTGCTGCGGAGCCGGAGAAACCGAAGAGCCCGAAAAAGGAAAAAATGAAATTGAGGATATCGAATCCGAAGAGTTTGAGGAGCAGGCAGAGGCAGAGCCAGAAGAAGACGAAAATCAGGAAAAGATCACGGTTACGACCAGTATGGATCTGCAGGGAAGCCATTTCCTCTATACGCAGGCAACCGAGAAATCCCTCAAAACCCTTGATTACGATTATAAGCGCTGCAACGGCTGCGGGATCTGTGTGGAGATCTGCCCCACAAGAGCTCTGGAACTGGGACCCTTGCATGAGATTGCAACCGGGCTTGATGCTCCTCCTGTGATGATGGACCTTGATAAATGTACCTTCTGCAGGATGTGCTCAAACCTCTGCCCTGTACATGCTATTTCCTTTGAAGCCATTGGAGAGATCCCTGATGAAAAGCAGTACCCAAAATACGATGCATATGTAAATATCAACGAGAAGTGCCTTCCCTGTGCCCTCTGTGAAGGAGCATGCCCGCAGGACGCAATAGAAGTCGAATTCACCTTCCCTAAAAAAGAGGAGATTGCTCCATTTAAGGAGGGTGTGGAGGGCGAAATTGAAATCGACACTGACAAATGCAATTTCTGCGGGATCTGTGCCAGGTTCTGTGACGCTGTTATCCTGCTTGAACGAGAACCAACTCCTGACAACCCTGTGCCCTTCGAGCAGATCCTTGTTGATACGGATAAATGTGACTATTGTGTACTCTGCCAGGACATTTGCCCGGAAGAGGCAATAAAGGTTAAAGGGGAACGTCCCTGTGAAGCGCCGAAAATAGGAGGAAAAGTAAAGGTCGATGACCTGAAATGTACGCAATGCGCCCGCTGCCAGGCTGTCTGCCCCTATGAAGCTGTTGACCTGCAAAAACCAATGGAAGGAAAACTGAGCCTTATTGAGCTTAACCTGAAAGAATGCGACCCTCAGGGCTGCCGCGGCTGCTTCAATGTCTGCCCCTCTGAACTCTGGTACGTACCTACGGATCCCGAAGACCCTCGAAAGATTGCTTTTGCCGAAGATTTCTGCATGTACTGTGGAGCCTGCGTGAAGGCCTGCCACCTTGCAGCCATAAAAGTGGAAAGAACCGATGTCCACCACACTGAAATCCCTGACACCCCCTGGGCTTCCCAGTGGAGGGATGCAATCGAGTCCCTGAAGACTGGAGTAAGGAAAGGAGTTGACAGAGCAGTTTTCAGAGAGACAGAAACCCTAAAAGCTCAAAAATTCACGGGTATAGAGCCTCCATGTACCGATGAAGAAGCACTTGCAGCCGTACAGGCAAAAATTGATTCCCTCATGCCTGCTCTTAAGAGCGCAAAGGTCAGGAAACTCTGGGAAACCGACTCCCCGGAAAATGCTGCTGCTGCCGTGAAAAAGAAAATTGAAAGCTGA
- a CDS encoding universal stress protein translates to MKTVNFKKIMIATDGSVCSRMAANNAIELARLSGGTVYAVYVVSTDYFSSMAVDLDWERMREALKKEGNQAVNYVTGIGEMEGVRVEPVLLEGHPADELIRYAEEEGMDIVVMGTLGKTGLDRLFLGSVAGNMVRNSKVPVMVVKEKRRS, encoded by the coding sequence GTGAAAACTGTCAACTTTAAGAAAATAATGATCGCAACCGACGGCTCGGTCTGTTCCAGGATGGCTGCTAACAACGCGATAGAACTTGCCCGCCTGAGCGGAGGGACTGTTTATGCAGTCTATGTAGTATCTACAGACTATTTTTCTTCAATGGCAGTAGATCTGGACTGGGAAAGAATGCGCGAAGCCTTGAAAAAAGAAGGGAACCAGGCTGTAAACTACGTAACAGGAATCGGAGAAATGGAAGGGGTTAGAGTAGAACCTGTCCTGCTTGAAGGGCACCCTGCTGATGAGCTTATCCGGTATGCCGAAGAGGAAGGAATGGACATCGTTGTCATGGGTACTCTTGGAAAAACCGGTCTTGACAGATTGTTTTTAGGCAGCGTAGCTGGAAACATGGTTCGGAACTCAAAAGTACCTGTTATGGTTGTAAAAGAAAAGCGCAGATCCTGA
- a CDS encoding DUF2284 domain-containing protein produces the protein MEISNENYRQLEGRAKELGAKSVRLLPAEDIVVEDRTVLKCIFGCNGYGSRVCPPFIPTVDEFKKMLADYEWALLVEWNSDNVFSQEVSENFVKFSTSPPGDEAVKQQFQNNLKTIMKDRKETIQPGVLELEKLAWTLGYNTALATFPGMCTWCATKDYSGVNCAGANGPCHHPTLRRPCLMGLGVRMDKTLEKIGSQLQKFPMDDTAPVPYTLILLD, from the coding sequence ATGGAGATAAGCAACGAAAACTACAGGCAGCTGGAAGGCAGGGCAAAAGAACTGGGAGCAAAAAGTGTCAGGCTTCTCCCTGCAGAGGATATTGTTGTTGAAGACCGGACCGTGTTAAAGTGCATATTTGGCTGTAACGGCTACGGAAGCCGGGTCTGTCCTCCTTTTATCCCGACAGTGGACGAATTCAAAAAAATGCTTGCTGACTATGAATGGGCCCTTCTCGTGGAATGGAACTCAGATAACGTTTTTTCCCAGGAGGTCAGCGAAAACTTCGTGAAATTCAGCACTTCTCCTCCTGGAGATGAAGCTGTAAAACAGCAGTTCCAGAATAATCTGAAAACAATAATGAAAGACCGAAAAGAAACTATTCAGCCCGGAGTTCTGGAACTTGAAAAACTCGCCTGGACTCTCGGGTATAATACTGCTCTTGCCACCTTTCCTGGTATGTGCACATGGTGTGCAACAAAAGACTATTCCGGCGTAAACTGCGCTGGCGCAAACGGACCATGCCACCACCCAACCCTGCGCAGGCCATGCCTTATGGGGCTCGGGGTAAGGATGGACAAAACACTGGAAAAAATCGGCAGCCAGCTTCAGAAGTTTCCGATGGATGATACGGCTCCGGTGCCGTATACATTGATATTGCTGGACTGA
- a CDS encoding PAS domain-containing sensor histidine kinase produces the protein MAEIYYFSEAALLEVMAMKSDQEDMDPLRLKEWFSKPYSVAVTTILLFLLVFYRAWLYIANWLESVLVNGLTPGDVTFIKALTFILVLLTANIFHMILSRQVGLLRTVEDQEKKLFLCELKFQNFIDNVPDVAVQGFDPDCTVIYWNTASEKMYGYPKNEAIGKKLTELIVPNETENDFLKIISSMEKDRTYVCASENTFLTKKKEKIPVFSSYSGVQIPEDRLEIFSMEIDLTERKRMEQSLLEAKEAAEASSTAKSKFLASMSHEIRTPLNAVIGFSDLLINNFAGPLNEKQMRYAKNISVSGRHLLGLINDILDLSKAESGKMEIQCQQVSVSLIVREIVEVMRPVANHKGITIITDIEPDVGTIEADIGKLKQILYNLIGNASKFSNDGGNITIRVRTAEKFMQFEVEDQGTGIKEEDLPKLFKPFSQVLGSEEEKHEGTGLGLSLVKKLVELHGGEVWVKSEYGKYSIFGFSLPLQRLAIE, from the coding sequence ATGGCAGAGATTTATTATTTTTCTGAGGCTGCATTACTGGAAGTTATGGCAATGAAAAGCGATCAAGAAGACATGGATCCACTCCGACTGAAGGAATGGTTCTCAAAACCATATTCTGTGGCTGTGACAACAATTTTGCTTTTTCTTCTGGTCTTTTATCGTGCCTGGTTGTATATTGCAAATTGGCTTGAAAGTGTCCTTGTAAATGGACTTACTCCCGGTGATGTAACTTTTATTAAGGCACTTACATTTATTCTGGTCCTTCTGACTGCCAATATATTTCATATGATTCTTAGCAGGCAGGTAGGTCTTTTGAGAACTGTCGAAGATCAGGAAAAAAAACTTTTTCTATGTGAACTGAAATTTCAGAATTTTATTGACAATGTGCCGGATGTCGCAGTCCAGGGCTTTGATCCCGATTGTACTGTAATTTACTGGAATACAGCAAGTGAAAAAATGTATGGCTATCCCAAAAATGAAGCCATTGGAAAAAAACTGACTGAACTCATAGTCCCCAATGAGACTGAAAATGATTTCTTAAAAATAATCAGTTCCATGGAAAAAGATAGAACTTATGTCTGTGCATCGGAAAATACTTTTTTAACTAAGAAAAAGGAAAAAATTCCCGTATTCTCCAGTTATTCGGGAGTCCAGATTCCGGAGGATCGGCTTGAGATCTTTTCAATGGAAATAGACCTTACAGAAAGGAAAAGAATGGAACAGAGCCTCCTTGAAGCAAAGGAAGCTGCTGAGGCTTCAAGTACTGCTAAAAGCAAATTTCTGGCGAGCATGAGCCATGAAATTCGAACACCTTTAAACGCAGTCATCGGATTTTCCGATCTGTTGATTAATAACTTCGCAGGCCCCTTAAATGAAAAGCAGATGAGGTATGCAAAAAACATATCCGTGAGTGGTAGGCATCTTCTTGGCCTTATCAATGACATACTTGACCTGTCAAAAGCAGAATCCGGAAAGATGGAAATCCAGTGCCAACAGGTTTCGGTCTCCCTGATAGTCAGGGAAATAGTCGAAGTTATGAGGCCGGTTGCAAACCACAAGGGAATAACTATAATTACCGATATCGAACCTGATGTCGGCACAATTGAAGCAGACATTGGTAAGTTAAAACAGATCCTGTACAATCTCATAGGAAATGCAAGCAAATTCTCAAATGACGGGGGAAACATTACCATAAGAGTCAGAACAGCTGAAAAATTTATGCAGTTTGAGGTTGAAGACCAGGGCACAGGAATAAAAGAAGAAGACCTGCCGAAACTGTTCAAACCTTTTTCCCAGGTCCTCGGGTCCGAGGAAGAGAAGCATGAAGGCACAGGCCTGGGTTTATCCCTTGTCAAGAAACTGGTTGAACTCCACGGAGGGGAGGTATGGGTCAAAAGTGAATATGGAAAGTACAGTATCTTCGGTTTTAGCCTGCCACTTCAACGTCTTGCCATCGAGTAA
- a CDS encoding MASE1 domain-containing protein yields MVTSPISPAPGVSSMYFAVAFMIVFALWYGIWGVLSAYLGCMIGAGVLADMPFSLNVIWSTADLWQALIPLTAFAYFKANIRLRTKRDWGIFLLFGCFLNNLIGALWGALTIVVVGMVPGTEFFVTFQNWFTGNIITTLVIVPFCLRYITPYIQQTKSYVQNYWI; encoded by the coding sequence GTGGTAACCTCTCCAATCTCTCCTGCACCAGGTGTATCCAGTATGTATTTTGCAGTCGCTTTCATGATCGTTTTTGCCCTATGGTACGGAATATGGGGAGTTTTATCTGCCTATCTTGGCTGCATGATAGGAGCAGGAGTCCTTGCCGATATGCCCTTTTCATTGAACGTTATATGGTCAACTGCCGATCTCTGGCAGGCTCTCATACCTCTGACAGCTTTTGCATACTTCAAAGCTAATATAAGGCTGAGGACGAAAAGAGATTGGGGGATATTCCTTTTGTTCGGCTGTTTCCTTAACAATCTTATTGGGGCCCTATGGGGTGCCTTAACCATAGTCGTTGTCGGCATGGTCCCAGGGACAGAGTTTTTTGTTACATTTCAAAACTGGTTTACCGGCAACATTATTACTACCCTGGTGATCGTACCCTTCTGCCTCAGGTACATTACTCCATATATCCAGCAGACAAAATCTTACGTCCAGAATTACTGGATCTGA
- the tnpB gene encoding IS200/IS605 family element RNA-guided endonuclease TnpB: MLKAYKYRIYPNKKQKEMIQVHFGACRFVYNWALEQKIKTYEQTKKSISRFDLQHILVHEVKPSNEWLKEANSQALLASLVNVESAFTKFFREKSGFPKFKSKKNPVQSYQMPQHYAVDFEKQIIKLPKIGEVKTILHRRFEGKLKTATISRSSTGKYYISILVDNEKDIPEKQNFSESTTIGIDAGIKDFAVLSNGEKVENPKYLKNSLKRMKVLQKRVSRKVKGSKNRNKARQHLSKIHETISNQRNNFQHQLSFRLISENQAIALETLNVKGMVKNHCLAQSISDASLSGFVTKLEYKAEWLGKTILRIGRFEPSSKLCNVCGHHNSNLTLDVREWTCPDCKTKHDRDVNAAINIKKFSLQDQNLIVI, from the coding sequence ATGTTAAAAGCCTACAAATACCGAATCTACCCTAACAAAAAACAAAAGGAAATGATACAAGTTCATTTTGGCGCATGTAGATTTGTCTATAACTGGGCTTTAGAACAAAAGATAAAAACTTATGAACAAACTAAGAAATCAATATCGAGGTTTGATTTACAGCACATTTTAGTCCATGAAGTAAAACCTTCTAACGAATGGTTAAAAGAAGCTAATTCACAGGCTCTACTTGCCTCTTTAGTAAATGTAGAATCAGCATTTACTAAATTCTTTAGAGAGAAATCCGGATTTCCTAAGTTCAAGTCTAAGAAAAATCCGGTTCAATCATATCAAATGCCTCAACATTATGCGGTAGATTTTGAGAAGCAGATAATTAAGCTTCCTAAAATAGGTGAAGTTAAAACCATACTTCATAGAAGGTTTGAAGGCAAACTTAAAACCGCAACAATTTCAAGATCAAGTACAGGAAAATATTATATCAGTATCCTTGTAGATAATGAAAAAGATATTCCTGAAAAGCAGAACTTTTCAGAATCAACTACAATAGGTATTGATGCAGGCATCAAAGATTTTGCAGTTCTATCAAATGGAGAAAAGGTTGAAAATCCAAAATACCTTAAAAATTCTCTAAAAAGAATGAAAGTTCTCCAAAAAAGAGTATCGAGAAAAGTTAAAGGCTCTAAGAATAGGAATAAGGCTAGACAGCATCTTTCAAAAATCCATGAAACTATTAGCAATCAGAGAAATAATTTCCAGCATCAACTCTCTTTTAGACTGATTAGCGAGAACCAAGCTATTGCGCTGGAAACTCTGAATGTTAAAGGTATGGTAAAAAATCATTGTCTGGCTCAATCTATTTCAGATGCTTCGTTGAGTGGTTTTGTAACAAAATTAGAGTATAAAGCTGAATGGTTGGGAAAAACCATTTTACGAATAGGAAGATTTGAGCCATCTTCTAAATTATGCAATGTTTGTGGGCATCACAATTCTAATCTAACTCTTGATGTTAGAGAGTGGACGTGTCCTGATTGCAAAACAAAGCATGACAGAGACGTAAATGCTGCAATCAATATCAAAAAGTTCTCTCTTCAAGATCAAAATCTTATAGTTATCTGA
- a CDS encoding MscL family protein, translating to MRLIGEFKEFLYEYKVIPLAIALIMGITSTAFIKSFVDNIIMPIITPFVPGGA from the coding sequence GTGAGACTTATTGGCGAATTTAAAGAGTTCCTTTATGAGTACAAAGTAATTCCCCTGGCAATTGCTTTGATTATGGGTATCACATCTACAGCTTTCATAAAATCTTTTGTAGACAACATCATCATGCCTATCATAACACCTTTTGTCCCAGGCGGAGCCTAG